Proteins from a genomic interval of Brachybacterium vulturis:
- a CDS encoding site-specific DNA-methyltransferase, whose amino-acid sequence MSSPTPHHVRVGDNLDVLPTLDGPFDLIYLDPPYNTGGRVVTAYDDDRDDWTSFMRDRLAQLPRLLAETGIVIASIDDREIHHLRILLDECLGADNFVGTVVWDGSTINSAHLLSVSHDYLVIYAADLAALQASGTRWRQERPDAEMVLEAATDAWRTAAGDRAEAQKRFRSWLSPLRATLPRGLTEYDRIDEHGRLYRVSDPGAPSVQKGRSFRPLTHPTTGQACPVPKRGWRMSDASMDRMLAAGMIEFGPDHTTQPKLKRLLADNSTAVPRSVFRQEREGARHLASIPGTGEFPVPKDVDVLARWFSTVAGPDATILDPFLGSGTTIEVAMRLNGTDGGIRHVTGIALDEGGIVENVLAPRLDHCEQVYGDEVDLSRERAVAPTVAG is encoded by the coding sequence ATGAGCAGCCCCACGCCCCATCACGTCCGTGTCGGCGACAACCTCGACGTCCTGCCGACCCTGGATGGACCGTTCGACCTGATCTACCTCGACCCGCCGTACAACACCGGCGGCCGGGTGGTGACCGCCTACGACGACGACCGCGACGACTGGACCTCGTTCATGCGCGACCGGCTGGCGCAACTGCCGCGCCTACTGGCCGAAACCGGGATCGTCATCGCCTCGATCGACGACCGCGAGATCCACCACCTGCGCATCCTGCTCGACGAGTGCCTCGGCGCCGACAACTTCGTCGGCACGGTCGTGTGGGACGGGTCGACCATCAACTCCGCGCATCTGCTGTCCGTCTCCCACGACTACCTCGTCATCTACGCTGCAGACCTCGCCGCGCTGCAGGCCTCCGGCACCCGTTGGCGGCAGGAGCGACCCGACGCCGAGATGGTCCTCGAGGCCGCCACCGATGCGTGGCGCACCGCCGCCGGCGACCGGGCCGAGGCGCAGAAGCGGTTCCGGTCTTGGCTGTCCCCGCTCCGGGCCACCTTGCCGAGGGGGCTGACGGAGTACGACCGGATCGACGAGCACGGCAGGCTGTACCGCGTCTCGGACCCTGGCGCACCCTCGGTGCAGAAGGGCCGCTCCTTCCGCCCTCTGACTCACCCGACGACTGGGCAGGCGTGCCCGGTGCCCAAGCGCGGATGGCGCATGTCGGACGCGTCGATGGACCGCATGCTCGCCGCCGGCATGATCGAGTTCGGCCCCGACCACACCACCCAGCCGAAGCTGAAGCGGCTGCTGGCCGACAACTCCACCGCCGTGCCCCGCTCCGTGTTCCGCCAAGAGCGGGAGGGAGCCCGTCACCTGGCAAGCATCCCCGGCACGGGCGAGTTCCCGGTCCCCAAGGACGTCGATGTGCTCGCCCGCTGGTTCTCCACTGTCGCCGGGCCCGACGCGACCATCCTCGACCCCTTCCTCGGCTCCGGCACCACGATCGAGGTGGCGATGCGGTTGAACGGCACCGACGGCGGCATCCGGCACGTCACCGGGATCGCACTGGACGAAGGTGGCATCGTCGAGAACGTGCTGGCCCCGCGGCTGGATCACTGCGAGCAGGTCTACGGCGACGAGGTCGACCTGTCCCGCGAGAGGGCGGTTGCGCCCACTGTGGCGGGATGA
- a CDS encoding DEAD/DEAH box helicase, translating into MRYAVLTGTPQRPRVELQAAPGSDLDAVLERLDGIVTVGTGDTWVADAPTPALLAQLDEAGIVLDAFDFPETLASLHRPLVVDVGNSEIEVHPRLADLASIEFDLGEEAVFDPTRGIFAAPATAVADWPDHHLPETLCGQATTAPTTEQTGRQGTLDVPRAPRIQNPTTPAEAAQNLAEAADADGCDREVDLLTARFGDVPEWFGMTPYPYQRIGALCVAAGGRRLLADVPGLGKSVQAILAGTLLGATRWIVACPPVVQSNWAHELDRCHVPEHLDGTVALIRPGRKAPDLPETGIVIVTDSLLAAPTRRGLLEDLKAWSADLLIYDEGHRARTWDTARSTTMRDLAGSARERIVLTGTPVMSNPSDLAPLLAITGQLEPVFGSRTRFMSRYTRSYTINVGARQIEKIVPNRKHLSELGGLLSERVWVRRDKDQVLKDLPEKAPPRTMIVDVPQTEYRAATREVDEKIKTYLRTRTRELGKAPSQKEVRAWCAEQMGCVSLLRRAAGLAKIPAAADYISDWISSTSRDIDGETVYDRPMIAWGTHQAVMESLDKHLTELGVPHAVINGATPMSRRDRIVAEYQDGQIAVILANIVAAGVGITLTRGSDALFVETEWLPDLVSQAVDRQHRIGQTRTVLATTMVAPGTLDHTIQMVQRSNSEVLDAIVGGTGHQVSVPEDEFDSRAVGEIMWELAEPLLHRCEKAAARMLADAA; encoded by the coding sequence ATGCGATACGCCGTCCTGACCGGAACCCCGCAGCGGCCCCGCGTGGAACTCCAGGCCGCGCCAGGATCCGATCTCGACGCAGTACTGGAGCGGTTGGACGGGATCGTGACGGTGGGAACCGGTGACACCTGGGTCGCCGACGCTCCGACCCCGGCACTGCTGGCGCAGCTGGACGAGGCCGGGATCGTCCTGGATGCGTTCGACTTCCCCGAGACCCTCGCCTCCCTGCACCGACCCCTCGTCGTCGACGTGGGCAACAGCGAGATCGAGGTGCACCCGCGGCTCGCCGACCTCGCGAGCATCGAGTTCGACCTGGGGGAGGAGGCAGTGTTCGACCCCACCCGCGGCATCTTCGCCGCACCCGCCACCGCAGTCGCCGACTGGCCCGACCACCACTTGCCCGAGACACTGTGCGGACAGGCCACCACCGCACCGACCACCGAGCAGACCGGCCGGCAGGGAACGCTCGACGTGCCCCGGGCCCCCCGAATCCAGAACCCCACCACCCCCGCCGAGGCTGCGCAGAACCTCGCCGAAGCTGCCGACGCCGACGGGTGCGACCGCGAAGTCGACCTGCTCACGGCCCGCTTCGGGGATGTGCCGGAGTGGTTCGGGATGACCCCGTACCCGTACCAGCGCATCGGGGCGCTGTGCGTCGCCGCAGGAGGCCGGCGGCTGCTCGCGGACGTCCCGGGGCTGGGAAAATCCGTTCAGGCGATCCTGGCTGGCACCCTGCTCGGCGCAACACGTTGGATCGTCGCCTGCCCGCCCGTGGTCCAATCCAACTGGGCCCACGAACTCGACCGCTGCCACGTCCCCGAGCACCTGGACGGAACCGTCGCCCTGATCCGGCCCGGACGGAAGGCCCCCGACCTGCCCGAGACAGGGATCGTGATCGTCACCGACTCACTGCTGGCGGCCCCCACCCGCCGCGGCCTGCTGGAGGACCTCAAGGCCTGGAGTGCGGACCTGCTGATCTACGACGAGGGGCACCGCGCCCGCACCTGGGACACCGCCCGATCGACGACCATGCGGGACCTGGCCGGGTCGGCGCGAGAGCGCATCGTGCTCACCGGCACTCCAGTGATGTCCAACCCCTCCGACCTCGCGCCACTGCTGGCCATCACCGGGCAGCTCGAGCCCGTGTTCGGCTCCCGCACCCGATTCATGTCCCGCTACACCCGCAGCTACACGATCAACGTCGGGGCCCGGCAGATCGAGAAGATCGTGCCGAACCGCAAGCACCTGAGCGAGCTCGGCGGACTCCTGTCCGAGCGGGTGTGGGTGCGCCGCGACAAGGACCAGGTGCTGAAGGACCTGCCCGAAAAGGCTCCGCCGCGCACGATGATTGTCGACGTGCCACAGACCGAATACCGCGCCGCCACCCGAGAGGTGGACGAGAAGATCAAGACCTACCTGCGTACGCGCACCCGCGAACTCGGCAAGGCACCGTCCCAGAAGGAGGTGCGCGCCTGGTGCGCCGAGCAGATGGGGTGCGTGTCGCTGCTGCGTCGCGCCGCTGGACTGGCGAAGATCCCGGCGGCGGCCGACTACATCTCCGACTGGATCTCCTCCACCAGCCGGGACATCGACGGGGAGACGGTCTACGACCGGCCGATGATCGCCTGGGGCACCCACCAGGCCGTCATGGAATCCCTCGATAAACACCTGACGGAGCTCGGCGTCCCGCACGCCGTCATCAACGGCGCCACCCCCATGTCTCGCCGTGACCGCATCGTGGCCGAATACCAGGACGGCCAGATCGCGGTGATCCTGGCGAACATCGTCGCCGCCGGCGTCGGCATCACGCTCACACGCGGGTCTGACGCCTTGTTCGTCGAGACCGAATGGCTTCCCGACCTGGTCTCCCAGGCCGTTGACCGGCAGCACCGCATCGGCCAGACCCGTACGGTGCTGGCCACCACCATGGTCGCCCCCGGAACCCTCGACCACACCATTCAGATGGTCCAACGCTCCAACAGCGAAGTCCTCGACGCGATCGTCGGCGGCACCGGGCACCAGGTCTCCGTGCCCGAGGATGAGTTCGACTCCCGCGCCGTCGGCGAGATCATGTGGGAGCTTGCCGAACCGCTGCTGCACCGCTGCGAGAAAGCGGCCGCGAGGATGCTGGCGGACGCGGCCTGA
- a CDS encoding ATP-binding protein produces MSTTTKTAPIRLQDHRIPSMPTATKVRYGDGRVLPVGGGLWLYRKAPLAPARDAKSHARALEVGDPIAAAFEEIAAETQYTTRRRSMARSRYRPFHLLLTNLPRRYSPPQDSRIPQTLQNWFGDERIQDRGLLMGTKLNDTLGGSDRSLRDAFDSVATSLATAEVPMADYQADLEDVDAMYTRSGFTIPTPKDFHLAESWWAAGGSPDATILPHADHLHVFRTVAGVQAAARMDVNSCADWPTGIEGHHVLRMGSVHGLDLPFSAAKNHLSAWATSLLDKGAVMISIRGKVEPSPITHKELRRQRERYLRDIHTARAEGRMDDQQQDEMLATLESVEGAYSSGEAFPTLVETSVVAAFTGHGRKRLDSLGNGTAFEIASMDNRQDLALAESWVGSPARANPNLMDLPSSAVAYSGLPSLATVGDARGINVGFTVHDRQEALMSATKSSDQDIYPIGAIVGSSGAGKTQHLAYSAFQYALEGRPVIVIDPKKGSDLSPAFGEKCTTFSLDEFAGASGGLGGSGGTGVCDPLRFSKTPADGINTAVSVLHDVNLWPHGARQNFEADLQAALKYGVSKGAKAIGTALEIAKRDGEASKELTDPILRQSGNDPMFGAIVGLQDEGEVLSAAEDITYIKVGNANLELPPMGVDQKSLGLTQRISAALIRMLVFGSAEALRGRRGVMMLDEAWVFLGAGAEEMERLGRLSRSLEVYPILFTQRISDLLEANLTNHIARGVILHIKDPKEAEAAFRLFGVEPTQSRMDATTAPERIGKGGANWKSRKPLFSYNDRDERTSLLRGAVGLYCDLDDRAVDVEIKIPPDFLARASTNALDRAKREGRQVI; encoded by the coding sequence ATGAGCACGACGACCAAGACCGCACCGATCCGGCTGCAGGACCATCGGATCCCGTCGATGCCGACCGCCACCAAGGTCCGCTACGGCGACGGACGCGTCCTGCCGGTCGGCGGAGGACTGTGGCTGTACCGGAAGGCGCCGCTGGCCCCGGCCCGGGATGCGAAGTCCCATGCCCGTGCCCTGGAGGTGGGTGATCCGATCGCGGCAGCGTTCGAGGAGATCGCCGCCGAGACGCAGTACACCACCAGGAGGCGGTCCATGGCCCGCTCCCGGTACCGCCCCTTCCACCTGCTGCTGACCAACCTGCCGCGGCGGTATTCCCCGCCGCAGGATTCGCGTATCCCACAGACGCTGCAGAACTGGTTCGGTGACGAACGGATCCAGGACCGGGGGCTGCTGATGGGCACCAAGCTCAATGACACCCTCGGCGGCTCCGACCGCTCGCTGCGGGACGCCTTCGACTCGGTGGCCACCTCCCTGGCCACCGCCGAGGTGCCGATGGCCGATTACCAGGCTGACCTCGAGGATGTCGACGCGATGTACACCCGCTCCGGGTTCACCATCCCCACACCGAAGGACTTCCACCTGGCGGAGTCCTGGTGGGCCGCCGGAGGCTCCCCGGACGCCACCATCCTTCCGCACGCCGACCACCTGCACGTCTTCCGCACCGTCGCCGGGGTCCAGGCTGCCGCGCGGATGGATGTGAACTCGTGCGCTGACTGGCCGACTGGCATCGAGGGCCACCACGTGCTGCGCATGGGGTCGGTCCACGGTCTCGACCTGCCGTTCTCGGCCGCGAAGAACCACCTGTCCGCCTGGGCGACGTCCTTGCTGGACAAGGGAGCGGTGATGATCTCGATCCGCGGGAAGGTTGAGCCCAGTCCGATCACCCACAAGGAACTGCGGCGCCAGCGAGAACGCTACCTGCGCGACATCCATACTGCCCGCGCCGAGGGACGCATGGACGACCAGCAGCAGGACGAGATGCTGGCAACCCTGGAGTCCGTCGAGGGTGCCTACTCCTCCGGCGAGGCGTTCCCGACGCTGGTGGAGACCAGTGTCGTCGCCGCGTTCACCGGGCACGGTAGAAAGCGTCTGGACTCTCTGGGCAACGGCACCGCCTTCGAGATCGCCTCGATGGACAACCGGCAGGATCTGGCACTGGCCGAGTCCTGGGTCGGGTCCCCGGCCAGGGCGAACCCGAACTTGATGGACCTGCCGTCCTCGGCGGTCGCCTACTCGGGACTGCCGTCCCTGGCGACAGTCGGTGATGCTCGCGGCATCAACGTGGGGTTCACCGTCCACGATCGGCAGGAAGCCCTCATGTCGGCTACAAAGTCCTCTGACCAGGACATTTATCCGATCGGGGCGATAGTTGGCAGCTCAGGAGCCGGCAAGACCCAGCATCTGGCCTATTCCGCGTTCCAGTACGCGCTGGAAGGTCGTCCGGTGATCGTCATCGACCCGAAGAAGGGTTCGGATCTCTCGCCCGCCTTCGGCGAAAAGTGCACGACCTTCTCGCTGGATGAGTTCGCTGGCGCTTCTGGTGGACTGGGCGGCTCTGGCGGCACGGGCGTGTGCGATCCACTGCGATTCTCGAAGACTCCGGCGGACGGGATCAACACCGCCGTGTCGGTCCTTCATGACGTCAACCTGTGGCCGCACGGAGCACGGCAGAACTTCGAGGCCGACCTGCAGGCGGCGTTGAAGTACGGCGTCTCCAAGGGAGCGAAGGCCATCGGCACCGCCTTGGAGATCGCCAAGCGGGACGGAGAGGCGAGCAAGGAATTGACCGATCCGATCCTGCGCCAGTCGGGCAACGACCCCATGTTCGGCGCCATCGTGGGGCTGCAGGACGAGGGCGAGGTGCTCAGCGCCGCCGAGGACATCACCTACATCAAGGTCGGCAACGCCAACCTCGAGCTGCCGCCGATGGGCGTGGATCAGAAATCCCTCGGACTGACGCAGCGGATCTCCGCGGCGCTGATCCGCATGCTCGTGTTCGGCTCCGCCGAGGCGCTGCGCGGTCGCCGCGGGGTGATGATGCTGGACGAGGCATGGGTGTTCCTCGGAGCCGGCGCCGAGGAGATGGAGCGGCTGGGGCGCCTGTCGCGATCGCTGGAGGTCTACCCGATCCTGTTCACCCAGCGCATCTCGGACCTGCTGGAGGCGAACCTGACCAACCACATCGCTCGCGGCGTCATCTTGCACATCAAGGACCCCAAGGAGGCCGAGGCCGCCTTCCGCCTGTTCGGTGTCGAGCCGACGCAGTCGCGGATGGACGCCACCACGGCGCCGGAGCGGATCGGCAAGGGCGGAGCGAACTGGAAGTCTCGCAAGCCGCTGTTCAGCTACAACGACAGGGACGAACGCACTTCACTGCTGCGCGGAGCGGTCGGGCTGTACTGCGACCTCGACGACCGGGCGGTGGACGTCGAGATCAAGATCCCCCCGGACTTCCTGGCCCGAGCCTCCACCAACGCGCTGGACCGGGCGAAGCGAGAGGGCCGCCAGGTGATCTGA